In Ignavibacteriota bacterium, a single window of DNA contains:
- a CDS encoding BamA/TamA family outer membrane protein: MRRDNILPSPERIQVSGAAPFRGNGIDTRRATFYFADVFLRCPTWILLVVCCACAQAQRQAPVLDLTCDGCVALRTTELAQDLRTVIARPGLSRGDSAMRAAVLRHASERGLRFAHIEAIGMEMSADSARLAVTLRISEGARVLHGTTRVEGAQAVGEATALRALDAPANGLFTEAAVGEAIGRLIARYEQSGYPLVSARVTDLVMRPDGGEIRADVTVTVDEGGLWTVDTIAVEGNTETDPDVIVRETRIQRGELFDAEKVRTARARIERLRFFSTVAEPEFVIRNGRGGLLLRVAEGSTNVFDGVIGYQPPRLPGEEGYLTGLVNVFFRNLFGTGRRFDGRWERATRDVSELDVRYLEPWFLSLPLNLDGGFRERRQDSTYIRRALEARATWLAGAWLNIAATVQQVSVIPGARAASSALSASSTFNAGAELLIDTRDNVFVPRSGVQFRNSYSGGAKRSTAVATGARESDFVQRIELDLSYFLELFPRNIAALSVHGRELRGAALDASDMYQLGGATTLRGYREEQFSGTRLGWVNAEYRFTFGPRSFLFAFFDVGAVYQTPDPTRQRDEFSVTRHGYGIGVRLETGLGVIGVSYALGQGDGLSDGKIHFGLVNEF; encoded by the coding sequence GTGCGCCGGGACAATATACTCCCCTCTCCCGAGCGCATTCAAGTCAGCGGCGCGGCTCCGTTCCGCGGAAACGGCATTGACACCCGACGCGCCACATTCTATTTTGCCGACGTGTTCTTACGCTGCCCGACATGGATACTTCTCGTGGTGTGCTGCGCATGCGCGCAGGCGCAGCGGCAGGCGCCCGTGCTGGACCTGACCTGCGACGGCTGTGTCGCGCTGCGGACGACGGAACTCGCGCAGGATCTGCGCACCGTGATTGCGCGGCCGGGTTTGTCGCGCGGCGACAGCGCGATGCGCGCCGCGGTGCTGCGTCACGCAAGCGAGCGAGGATTACGCTTCGCGCACATCGAGGCGATCGGCATGGAGATGTCGGCGGATTCCGCGCGTCTCGCGGTGACACTCCGCATCTCCGAAGGCGCGCGCGTGCTGCACGGCACTACTCGAGTCGAGGGCGCGCAGGCCGTCGGCGAAGCCACAGCGCTCCGCGCGCTCGATGCGCCCGCCAACGGCCTGTTCACCGAAGCCGCCGTCGGCGAGGCGATTGGCCGGCTCATCGCGCGGTATGAGCAGTCGGGGTATCCGCTCGTGTCGGCCCGCGTGACGGATCTGGTGATGCGGCCGGATGGCGGCGAAATACGCGCCGATGTGACCGTGACGGTGGATGAAGGCGGACTCTGGACCGTCGACACGATCGCGGTCGAAGGCAACACCGAAACAGATCCCGACGTGATCGTGCGGGAAACGCGGATTCAGCGAGGAGAATTGTTCGACGCCGAGAAGGTCCGCACCGCGCGCGCGCGTATCGAACGCCTGCGCTTTTTTTCCACCGTGGCAGAACCGGAGTTTGTCATCCGCAACGGACGGGGCGGCCTGCTTCTCCGCGTCGCCGAAGGCAGCACCAACGTTTTCGACGGCGTGATCGGCTATCAGCCTCCGCGGCTGCCGGGCGAAGAGGGTTACCTCACCGGATTGGTGAACGTCTTTTTCCGGAATCTTTTCGGCACGGGACGCCGTTTTGACGGGCGCTGGGAACGGGCGACGCGCGATGTATCGGAGTTGGACGTCCGATATCTCGAACCCTGGTTCCTGTCCCTGCCCTTGAATCTCGACGGCGGCTTCCGCGAACGGCGCCAGGATTCCACCTACATCCGTCGCGCGCTCGAGGCGCGGGCCACCTGGCTCGCGGGCGCATGGCTGAACATCGCCGCAACGGTGCAGCAGGTGTCGGTCATACCCGGCGCCCGCGCCGCGTCGTCGGCGCTCTCGGCCAGTTCCACGTTCAACGCCGGCGCCGAACTGCTTATCGACACGCGCGACAACGTGTTTGTTCCACGCTCGGGCGTGCAGTTCCGCAACAGCTACAGCGGCGGCGCCAAACGCAGCACAGCCGTCGCGACAGGCGCGCGCGAAAGCGACTTCGTGCAGCGCATCGAGCTGGATCTCTCGTACTTCCTCGAACTGTTTCCGCGCAATATCGCAGCGCTGTCGGTACACGGACGCGAATTACGCGGCGCCGCGCTCGACGCAAGCGACATGTACCAGCTCGGCGGCGCGACCACGCTGCGCGGGTATCGCGAGGAGCAGTTCAGCGGCACCCGCCTCGGCTGGGTGAATGCCGAGTACCGTTTCACCTTCGGGCCGCGCTCGTTTCTCTTCGCGTTTTTTGATGTGGGCGCCGTGTATCAAACGCCCGATCCCACGCGGCAGCGTGATGAATTCTCGGTGACGCGGCACGGATACGGCATCGGCGTGCGCCTCGAAACGGGCCTCGGTGTCATCGGCGTGAGTTACGCCCTCGGGCAGGGCGACGGGTTATCGGATGGTAAAATCCACTTCGGTCTGGTGAATGAATTCTGA
- the larB gene encoding nickel pincer cofactor biosynthesis protein LarB, translated as MFDTDTIHALLRRIADGAISPDAALAELRAAPRSYAELGDFARVDLRRAERTGVPEIIYGAGKTPGQIVAIARRMIEAGLVNIIATRLADDAHRAVLDAFPGARSYDLCRAVRVAPADQLPLPGHVAVVTAGTADLPVAEEVELVCDVLGSHTQRWADIGIACLERTLDALPALRTASVLVCAAGMEAALPSVLAGLLRIPIIAVPVSAGYGVNAGGYNALLSVLGSCVPGVLAVNIDNGVGAAVAAHRIHAAICADAPL; from the coding sequence ATGTTCGACACCGATACCATCCACGCCCTGCTCCGGCGCATCGCCGACGGCGCAATATCGCCCGACGCCGCGCTGGCCGAATTGCGCGCGGCCCCGCGTTCCTATGCGGAGCTTGGCGACTTTGCGCGCGTGGACCTGCGGCGCGCCGAACGCACCGGTGTTCCGGAAATCATCTACGGGGCGGGCAAGACGCCGGGTCAGATCGTCGCCATCGCGCGCCGCATGATCGAGGCGGGGCTCGTGAACATCATCGCCACGCGACTTGCGGACGATGCGCATCGGGCCGTGCTCGACGCGTTTCCCGGTGCGCGCTCGTACGATCTGTGCCGCGCCGTGCGTGTGGCGCCCGCCGATCAGCTCCCGCTGCCCGGACATGTGGCCGTTGTCACCGCGGGTACCGCCGATCTGCCCGTTGCGGAAGAGGTCGAACTCGTCTGCGACGTGCTCGGTTCGCACACACAACGGTGGGCCGATATCGGCATCGCCTGTCTCGAGCGGACCCTCGACGCCCTGCCCGCGCTGCGAACCGCATCGGTGCTTGTTTGCGCCGCGGGCATGGAGGCGGCGCTGCCTTCGGTGCTGGCCGGACTCCTGCGCATTCCCATTATCGCCGTGCCCGTCAGCGCCGGCTACGGTGTCAACGCGGGCGGCTACAACGCGCTGCTCTCCGTGCTCGGTTCCTGCGTGCCCGGAGTGCTTGCCGTGAACATCGACAACGGCGTCGGCGCCGCGGTGGCCGCGCATCGCATTCATGCCGCCATCTGCGCGGACGCGCCGCTATGA
- a CDS encoding TIGR00268 family protein, with the protein MNPAALYERLLEETRALGTASGRNLVAFSGGVDSALVAQAVFTAFPHSGEAVLGVSPSLSAEQRASAFQLAEHVGIPLRLVDTDEGADPVYIANEGLSCYVCKSVLYETMRRIDASLDGEKDVVLFNGTNADDMIDPTRVGLRAAREYRVASPLASYTKEEVRAMSRHAGLPNWNAAAAPCLRSRLQFGVPATAGHLARIDEAERRLRARFAFDAADNLRVRHLAGDAAMIEADSTKLPHLTQRECEAELLPLGFTSVSLRAFVSGGVSGFRPPAVEEPDHPATSDSTETASA; encoded by the coding sequence ATGAATCCGGCCGCACTCTACGAGCGTCTGCTCGAGGAAACCCGCGCACTCGGAACTGCGAGCGGCCGCAATCTCGTGGCCTTTTCGGGCGGGGTCGACAGCGCCCTTGTCGCACAGGCCGTCTTCACCGCGTTTCCGCACAGCGGTGAAGCGGTGCTCGGCGTCTCGCCGTCACTCTCGGCGGAACAGCGCGCCTCGGCCTTCCAACTCGCGGAACATGTGGGCATCCCGCTCCGGCTCGTCGATACCGACGAGGGCGCCGATCCGGTGTACATCGCCAACGAGGGTTTGAGTTGTTACGTCTGTAAAAGCGTGCTGTATGAAACGATGCGGCGCATCGACGCGTCGTTGGACGGAGAAAAGGACGTTGTGCTCTTTAACGGCACAAATGCCGACGACATGATCGATCCGACACGTGTGGGCCTTCGTGCCGCGCGCGAGTATCGTGTGGCAAGTCCGCTCGCTTCGTACACGAAAGAAGAGGTTCGGGCCATGTCGCGCCATGCCGGACTCCCGAACTGGAACGCCGCGGCCGCTCCGTGCCTTCGTTCGCGCCTGCAATTCGGCGTGCCCGCGACTGCCGGACACCTGGCCCGTATCGACGAAGCCGAGCGGCGCCTCCGCGCGCGTTTCGCCTTCGATGCCGCCGATAACCTGCGCGTGCGCCACCTCGCGGGTGATGCCGCGATGATCGAGGCCGACAGCACGAAGCTGCCCCACCTTACACAACGGGAATGCGAGGCCGAACTCCTTCCGCTCGGCTTCACGTCCGTGTCATTGCGGGCCTTTGTGTCGGGCGGCGTTTCCGGCTTCCGCCCTCCCGCCGTCGAAGAACCGGACCACCCTGCAACATCCGATAGCACTGAAACCGCATCCGCCTAA
- a CDS encoding homocysteine S-methyltransferase family protein: MTLTQLLASKPVVLLDSAMGTELHRHGVDLGLPLWSANGLLRAPHLVRNIHWWNLRAGADVITTCSFRTNIRALRKAGIEHRWDELNLKAVEFAFEARERYRVFRPVVIAGSIAPVEDCYQPALAPSDEELREEHGRQAEILAMFGADILLAETMNSVREAAIAAEACAATGKEFAVSFTCGDDGALLSGEPLTEALDAVARCAPAAVLVNCLRARAAAYPLSLLRATGLPAGVYANAGAPAPEGTHMCEEIDAAAYRQEAARWAAAGARLIGGCCGTTPEWIAALHDEFYPQPPDTDTSP, encoded by the coding sequence ATGACCCTCACACAACTGCTCGCCTCAAAACCCGTCGTTCTGCTCGACAGCGCCATGGGCACCGAGCTGCACAGGCACGGAGTGGATTTAGGTCTGCCGCTCTGGTCGGCGAACGGTCTATTGCGCGCGCCGCATCTGGTGCGGAACATCCATTGGTGGAATTTGAGGGCGGGGGCCGACGTAATCACGACCTGCAGTTTCCGCACGAACATCCGCGCGCTGAGGAAGGCCGGAATCGAGCATCGCTGGGACGAACTGAATCTCAAGGCCGTCGAATTTGCCTTCGAGGCACGTGAGCGCTACCGCGTCTTCCGCCCTGTTGTTATCGCGGGCAGCATCGCGCCGGTCGAGGACTGCTATCAGCCCGCTCTTGCGCCGTCCGACGAGGAGTTGCGCGAGGAACACGGCCGGCAGGCGGAAATACTCGCGATGTTCGGCGCTGACATTCTTCTTGCCGAGACGATGAATTCCGTGCGCGAGGCCGCCATCGCGGCCGAGGCCTGCGCGGCAACGGGCAAGGAATTCGCCGTGAGTTTTACATGCGGCGACGACGGGGCTCTGTTATCGGGCGAACCGCTGACGGAAGCGCTCGATGCGGTGGCGCGCTGCGCGCCTGCGGCCGTCCTCGTCAACTGCCTGCGCGCCCGCGCGGCCGCGTATCCGCTGTCGCTGCTCCGCGCCACAGGTCTTCCCGCCGGCGTGTACGCAAACGCGGGAGCGCCCGCCCCTGAAGGCACGCACATGTGTGAAGAGATTGACGCGGCCGCGTACAGACAGGAAGCCGCGCGCTGGGCCGCCGCGGGAGCGCGCCTCATCGGCGGATGCTGCGGCACCACGCCCGAGTGGATCGCCGCCCTGCATGACGAGTTCTATCCGCAACCTCCAGACACGGACACATCACCATGA
- a CDS encoding SpoIIE family protein phosphatase, producing MTHETTWIVEGAPRGTALTRFWNARPALARSVYVAALVLAVAYSAFHLIRYASITTDENVYVDSPDGLLIVSIVPGGVSDKAGLQVGDIIVEVNGNPVRTAGEAMVYIVSGSKGKRLEYVVRRDGRTIPISVVLADYGITLFTLSLILTGVAFLALGAFVSLRRPESPLARLFGWGMLLTGLFLVVNFHYPIWYYVSFLDAINPYIMMLSYGFGVSVMYHLFLLFPAPRRLGMPPRWFMLMLYGVPAFVALLVLLRLLPTKPLPMIVSVFLLLGTSELLIRRVFRLPANPAYEPLAGQVQIAGILAGLTCFGWIFVRESSLWQAVFFLQLAVPLLLLLTIIRHRLFDLYIIIRRASLYRVATAAWNSGIAVAGVAMVLILSTTAWDLPVLRFSGTSVQVVQHRSFPPEERETIEKRVMLIVALALVGGLWRLHRSGARFIDQKFHRGDYDYREALNKFSQLSTQFSDVPSLAAAVVRDLPALMHLSGAAFALRMNGAYTIHACEGLRLDLDGAPALPSNAVWITELAGTDAVDNIGARAALGEAGVEFVTPVILDKRIEALILLGEKLSGMNFSKDDVELLDSLAINVADALLTMSFYEHAKEQARLRRELEIARRIQLSTLPAELPEFPGIEVAAVSSPATEVGGDFYDYLGHHDAITFLVGDVSGKGTSAALYLSRIQGIVRAIDSYGPSLHELFVRLNGQMFDHIERQAYVTMAALRLDLIRGNVSYLRAGHLPLLHYRASDGAVLQHRPKGIGIGLDSSMFGDNLELETFPMEGDDVFLLVSDGITEATHVSGEQYGLDRLVTAFRAACAFPAEGIKAAILEDVARFAGSAEQHDDMTVLVVKLR from the coding sequence ATGACACACGAGACGACGTGGATAGTTGAAGGAGCTCCGCGCGGCACCGCATTGACACGCTTCTGGAACGCGCGTCCCGCGCTGGCCCGCAGTGTGTACGTTGCGGCTCTTGTGCTCGCTGTGGCGTATTCGGCCTTCCACCTGATCCGCTACGCGTCGATTACCACCGACGAGAACGTATACGTCGACAGTCCCGACGGCCTCCTGATCGTCTCGATCGTGCCTGGTGGTGTGTCGGACAAGGCCGGCCTGCAGGTGGGCGACATCATCGTCGAGGTAAACGGCAATCCGGTCCGCACCGCGGGTGAGGCCATGGTGTACATCGTGAGCGGCAGCAAGGGCAAGCGGCTCGAATATGTCGTGCGCCGCGATGGCCGCACGATCCCGATATCCGTTGTCCTCGCCGATTACGGCATCACACTCTTCACCCTCTCGCTGATTCTGACAGGCGTCGCTTTTCTCGCGCTCGGCGCCTTCGTCTCATTGCGACGGCCCGAGAGTCCGCTCGCGCGTCTTTTCGGGTGGGGCATGCTTCTCACCGGACTTTTCCTGGTGGTGAACTTCCATTACCCCATCTGGTATTACGTCTCCTTTCTCGACGCCATCAATCCGTACATCATGATGCTCTCGTACGGCTTCGGTGTCAGCGTGATGTACCACCTGTTCCTTCTATTCCCTGCGCCTCGTCGGTTGGGCATGCCACCCCGCTGGTTCATGCTGATGTTGTACGGTGTGCCCGCATTTGTGGCCCTGTTGGTGTTGCTCCGGCTGCTGCCGACCAAGCCGCTGCCGATGATCGTGTCGGTGTTCCTGCTCCTGGGCACAAGCGAACTCCTGATCCGCCGCGTCTTCCGCCTGCCTGCAAATCCCGCCTACGAGCCGTTGGCCGGACAGGTCCAGATCGCCGGGATTCTTGCAGGACTCACTTGTTTCGGTTGGATTTTTGTGCGTGAATCCTCGCTCTGGCAGGCCGTCTTTTTTCTTCAGCTCGCGGTTCCCCTGCTGCTGCTGCTCACAATCATCCGGCACCGGCTGTTCGATCTGTACATCATCATCCGGCGCGCCTCATTGTACCGTGTCGCGACAGCGGCGTGGAATTCGGGGATAGCGGTCGCGGGTGTGGCCATGGTGCTCATTCTCTCGACGACCGCGTGGGATCTGCCCGTGCTGCGATTCTCGGGCACAAGCGTGCAGGTGGTGCAGCATCGGAGTTTTCCGCCCGAGGAACGCGAGACCATCGAGAAACGCGTGATGCTCATCGTGGCGCTCGCTCTTGTGGGCGGCCTCTGGCGACTGCACCGCTCCGGGGCGCGTTTCATCGATCAGAAATTTCATCGCGGCGATTACGATTACAGGGAGGCGTTGAACAAGTTCAGCCAGCTTTCGACACAATTTTCCGATGTGCCTTCGCTCGCCGCCGCCGTCGTGCGCGACCTCCCGGCGCTGATGCATCTCTCGGGCGCCGCGTTTGCGCTGCGCATGAACGGCGCGTACACGATACACGCGTGCGAGGGGCTGCGTCTCGACCTCGACGGCGCACCCGCGCTGCCATCCAATGCCGTCTGGATAACCGAACTTGCCGGCACCGACGCGGTCGACAACATCGGCGCGCGCGCCGCGCTCGGCGAGGCGGGAGTGGAATTCGTGACGCCGGTCATTCTCGACAAACGCATCGAGGCGCTGATACTGCTCGGGGAAAAACTCTCCGGCATGAACTTCTCGAAGGACGACGTGGAACTGCTCGACAGTCTCGCGATCAACGTGGCCGACGCGCTTCTGACCATGTCGTTCTACGAGCATGCCAAGGAGCAGGCGCGGCTGCGGCGCGAACTCGAAATAGCTCGGCGCATACAGCTCAGCACGCTGCCCGCCGAGCTGCCGGAATTTCCGGGCATCGAGGTCGCCGCGGTCTCATCGCCGGCCACGGAAGTAGGCGGCGACTTCTATGATTACCTCGGACATCACGACGCGATCACCTTCCTGGTGGGCGACGTCTCGGGCAAGGGTACATCGGCGGCCTTGTACCTTTCACGCATACAGGGAATTGTTCGTGCGATCGACTCGTACGGCCCCTCGCTGCACGAGCTGTTCGTGCGCCTGAACGGCCAGATGTTCGACCATATCGAGCGGCAGGCATATGTGACAATGGCGGCGCTGCGACTGGATCTCATCCGCGGGAACGTGTCGTATCTGCGCGCGGGACACCTGCCCCTGCTCCACTACCGCGCGAGTGACGGCGCGGTACTGCAGCATCGCCCGAAGGGCATCGGAATCGGCCTCGACAGCAGCATGTTCGGCGACAATCTCGAGCTTGAAACATTTCCGATGGAAGGCGACGACGTGTTCCTGCTCGTGTCGGACGGCATCACCGAAGCGACACATGTATCAGGGGAACAGTACGGTCTCGACCGCCTGGTGACGGCCTTCCGCGCGGCCTGCGCGTTCCCGGCCGAGGGCATCAAAGCCGCCATACTCGAGGATGTCGCGCGTTTTGCCGGGAGCGCGGAACAGCACGACGACATGACCGTGCTTGTTGTGAAACTGCGCTGA
- a CDS encoding T9SS type A sorting domain-containing protein, whose product MKKIATMPVFLLSTILLLSAMHTATSQLMNVKEKKMLVTGTPGSYLEPSAEVHNNTAADLSVRVQRTDVTMPQGWAVSFCLVNCYSPEASDVVDIIPAGETYSMKPTFETTPVAGEGSVTYTLSPVQNPSEKYVLTFRASTNSTSTPDVTTIPRTVTLAQNYPNPFSLSGYAVTSIAYGLPRNGFVTVKVFNLIGREVRTLVSEVKPAGLYTAIWDGRDDQGAVVPSGIYVYKISTGSSNLSRRMLLSH is encoded by the coding sequence ATGAAAAAAATTGCCACGATGCCCGTATTTCTCCTGAGTACGATTCTTTTGCTGTCGGCGATGCACACAGCCACGTCGCAGCTCATGAACGTCAAGGAAAAAAAGATGCTCGTGACCGGGACGCCCGGTTCATATCTCGAGCCGTCCGCCGAAGTACACAACAACACCGCGGCGGATCTGTCGGTGCGCGTGCAGCGCACGGACGTGACCATGCCGCAGGGTTGGGCGGTGTCCTTCTGCCTCGTCAACTGCTACTCGCCAGAAGCAAGCGACGTGGTCGACATCATTCCTGCGGGCGAGACCTATTCGATGAAACCCACGTTCGAGACGACGCCGGTCGCAGGTGAAGGGAGTGTGACCTACACTCTCAGCCCCGTGCAGAATCCGTCCGAAAAATACGTGTTGACCTTCCGTGCATCGACCAATTCGACGAGCACGCCCGATGTCACCACGATTCCGCGCACCGTGACACTTGCCCAGAACTATCCGAATCCCTTCTCCCTCTCGGGTTACGCGGTGACAAGCATCGCCTACGGACTCCCGCGCAACGGATTTGTGACCGTGAAGGTGTTCAACCTGATCGGCCGCGAAGTGCGCACCCTGGTGAGTGAAGTGAAACCGGCCGGATTGTACACCGCGATTTGGGACGGTCGCGACGACCAGGGCGCCGTGGTGCCCAGCGGCATCTACGTGTACAAGATCTCGACCGGATCGAGCAATCTCTCGCGCCGCATGCTTCTCTCGCACTAA
- a CDS encoding amino acid permease, translated as MPATETFRRRLGIFDLTMIVVGAVIGSGIFLTPSMIMRTLGDPSLVIGIWIFGGLMAVAGAFTFAELAHVLPRVGGIYAYLTEAYSPYAGFAYGWCMLLVMNSGSLAALCTACVSYIAYFFPMSAIVQKCTSLGLFLFLTAANIFGIRQGSLISNIFSLAKIIGIAVLIVGAMVLTPTAAPSVEALALPSGNMLSAFAVAMVGILWSYGGWQYATFPASEVRSPSRAIPLSILIGITVIIILYLGANLAYLSVLGPAGVAREARVASSVAELLAGPAGGAFIAVLIAASTLGTASVYTLAAPRIYYAMSRDGLFFSKIGQLHPKYGTPAVALLVQCAVVAVLIFSGSFEDLISYVAFVDWIFYAAAAGAVFVFRKSHRDAERRYSVPGYPVTPAAFILVSIWFVIYLFIGQPVKSGIGLCILLASYPVYRYRRSQSGHETKSAPPLSDT; from the coding sequence ATGCCTGCCACAGAGACGTTTCGACGCAGACTGGGGATTTTCGACTTGACGATGATCGTCGTGGGTGCGGTCATCGGATCGGGGATTTTCCTCACTCCTTCCATGATCATGCGCACACTCGGCGATCCGTCCCTGGTGATCGGCATCTGGATATTCGGCGGACTGATGGCCGTCGCAGGCGCATTTACATTTGCCGAACTCGCGCATGTACTCCCGCGTGTGGGCGGCATCTATGCCTATCTCACGGAGGCCTATTCGCCTTATGCGGGTTTTGCATACGGGTGGTGCATGCTTCTTGTGATGAATTCCGGATCGCTTGCGGCGCTTTGTACCGCCTGTGTCTCGTATATCGCCTACTTCTTCCCTATGTCGGCGATCGTCCAAAAATGTACGTCTCTCGGACTGTTTTTGTTCCTGACTGCGGCCAACATTTTTGGTATCCGTCAGGGCAGTCTGATTTCGAACATATTTTCGCTCGCAAAAATCATCGGCATCGCGGTGCTTATCGTCGGAGCGATGGTTCTCACCCCTACGGCGGCCCCAAGCGTGGAGGCGCTTGCGCTGCCGTCGGGCAACATGTTATCGGCGTTCGCCGTCGCGATGGTCGGCATCTTATGGTCCTACGGCGGCTGGCAATACGCCACGTTTCCCGCATCCGAGGTCCGCTCGCCCTCACGCGCCATCCCGCTGTCAATACTTATCGGCATCACGGTGATCATCATCCTGTACCTCGGCGCGAACCTGGCGTACCTCTCCGTGCTCGGACCCGCGGGTGTCGCGCGGGAGGCGCGCGTGGCATCGAGCGTTGCCGAACTGCTTGCGGGACCCGCCGGAGGCGCCTTTATCGCCGTGTTGATCGCCGCATCCACGCTCGGCACGGCCAGCGTGTACACACTCGCCGCGCCGCGCATCTATTACGCGATGAGCCGCGACGGATTGTTCTTCTCCAAAATCGGACAGCTTCATCCAAAATATGGCACGCCGGCGGTGGCACTGCTCGTGCAATGCGCCGTCGTGGCCGTGCTCATTTTTTCGGGCTCATTCGAGGATCTCATCTCCTACGTCGCCTTTGTCGATTGGATTTTTTACGCCGCGGCGGCGGGCGCCGTGTTTGTGTTCCGGAAATCGCATCGGGATGCCGAGCGGCGCTATTCCGTGCCGGGATATCCGGTGACTCCGGCCGCCTTTATCCTCGTATCGATCTGGTTCGTGATATACCTGTTCATCGGCCAGCCCGTCAAATCCGGCATCGGGCTCTGCATCCTTCTGGCCTCGTATCCCGTGTACCGGTACAGGAGGTCGCAGTCGGGGCATGAAACCAAATCGGCCCCGCCGTTGTCTGATACATAG